Proteins from a single region of Streptomyces spinoverrucosus:
- a CDS encoding DUF6069 family protein — translation MSRVSETLPTRRGPIMVAGGVFVAFLLSSLVNALIAVLAHALGAPDDFRPLEPSSYVFLTALGVLGGSVGWALVRRFSSDPERLLRRLVPSVVVLSFVPDFFLFGEGEVTGVVALLLMHVAVAVIAAPTYRRVMPLSSAR, via the coding sequence ATGTCCCGTGTCTCTGAGACGCTCCCCACCCGTCGGGGTCCGATCATGGTGGCGGGAGGTGTGTTCGTCGCCTTCCTGCTGTCCTCGCTGGTGAACGCGTTGATCGCCGTACTGGCGCACGCGCTCGGTGCACCGGACGACTTCCGCCCGTTGGAGCCCTCGTCGTACGTCTTTCTGACCGCGCTGGGAGTGCTGGGAGGGTCCGTCGGGTGGGCCCTCGTCCGCAGGTTCTCCTCCGATCCCGAACGGCTGCTCCGCCGACTCGTCCCGTCGGTCGTCGTGTTGTCCTTCGTGCCGGACTTTTTCCTGTTCGGCGAGGGCGAGGTGACCGGTGTGGTGGCGCTGCTCCTGATGCACGTCGCGGTCGCGGTGATCGCAGCGCCGACGTACCGCAGAGTCATGCCACTGAGCTCGGCGCGCTGA
- the lgt gene encoding prolipoprotein diacylglyceryl transferase, producing MLLAFIPSPSIGEVHLGPLPLRGYSLMLILGIAAAVWLGGRRWAARGGEKTVVADIALWAVPFGVVGARLYHVITSGELYFGKGGDPVKALFIWDGGIGIWGAIAGGAVGAWIGCRRKGVALSAFADAVAPGIALGQAIGRWGNWFNQELYGRATTLPWALEIDPAHRPEATPNLATYHPAFLYESLWCLGVVALVLWADRRFRLDRGRAFALYAAAYAAGRFWIEYLRVDEAHHILGLRLNDWTALLVFAVAVAYLVATTRRAADRRDGVDVGRLLQQVDATSSPKN from the coding sequence GTGCTCCTGGCCTTCATTCCCAGCCCGTCCATCGGCGAGGTCCACCTGGGCCCGCTCCCACTGCGCGGCTACTCACTGATGCTGATCCTCGGCATCGCCGCCGCGGTGTGGCTGGGTGGCCGTCGATGGGCCGCTCGCGGCGGAGAGAAGACCGTCGTGGCGGACATCGCCCTGTGGGCGGTTCCATTCGGTGTCGTCGGTGCCCGCCTCTACCACGTGATCACGTCCGGCGAGCTGTACTTCGGCAAGGGCGGCGATCCGGTCAAGGCCCTTTTCATCTGGGACGGAGGCATCGGTATCTGGGGCGCCATCGCCGGTGGGGCCGTCGGAGCCTGGATCGGCTGCCGCCGCAAGGGCGTTGCCCTGTCCGCGTTCGCCGACGCCGTCGCTCCCGGCATCGCGCTGGGCCAGGCCATCGGCCGCTGGGGCAACTGGTTCAACCAGGAGCTCTACGGGCGGGCCACCACTCTCCCCTGGGCCCTGGAGATCGACCCCGCGCACCGGCCTGAGGCCACCCCGAACCTGGCCACGTATCACCCGGCGTTCCTGTACGAGTCGTTGTGGTGTCTCGGCGTTGTTGCCCTGGTCCTGTGGGCGGATCGCCGTTTCCGTCTCGACCGGGGGCGGGCGTTCGCGCTGTACGCCGCTGCGTACGCCGCAGGTCGCTTCTGGATCGAGTACCTGCGGGTGGACGAGGCCCACCACATCCTCGGCCTGCGCCTGAACGACTGGACTGCGCTGCTGGTTTTCGCCGTTGCCGTCGCCTACCTCGTGGCTACGACACGGCGCGCGGCCGACAGGCGTGACGGCGTCGACGTCGGCCGTCTCCTTCAGCAAGTGGATGCCACCAGTAGCCCCAAGAACTGA
- a CDS encoding sensor histidine kinase: MALQQAWDRQRWKAMGQHAFFVTVLALSMPGALAGADMTTGAALSRIGPAVGLALWYAYWIALRGGTDRPPLPYLVGALSGWAVMAVVDPAFLPVAMAVLSPYLLRWAWWSAGGVLVLGAAWSWQSLTTDGPVDVRALTGCVLGTAVAVTITCYVATLDHESHKRQLLLDELTATQAERAAAERQAGTLAERQRLAREVHDTLTQGFASIAMLLDAARDDLPPGSPAARRVEQAMRTARDNLAESRRLVHALRPAPLDRTHLAEAVRELTARLAEETGTEAYTVVTGRPAALPPSTEGELLRVVQEALTNARRHSRAMSVSVTLSYLGDVLAIDVQDDGTGFAPAARHTGVGLITMRERIAAVHGTFAVESSPGEGTTVAVTVPLPVEPSASAPSAVSGTERMAPAS; this comes from the coding sequence ATGGCACTGCAACAGGCGTGGGACCGGCAGCGGTGGAAGGCCATGGGGCAGCACGCCTTCTTCGTCACCGTGCTCGCCTTGTCCATGCCGGGTGCGCTGGCCGGGGCGGATATGACGACCGGCGCCGCGCTGTCGCGGATCGGCCCGGCAGTGGGGCTCGCCCTTTGGTATGCGTACTGGATCGCGCTGCGCGGTGGCACCGACCGCCCGCCGCTGCCCTACCTCGTCGGGGCCCTGTCCGGGTGGGCGGTCATGGCCGTGGTGGACCCCGCGTTCCTCCCGGTCGCCATGGCGGTGCTGAGCCCGTACCTGCTGCGGTGGGCCTGGTGGTCGGCCGGCGGGGTGCTGGTGCTGGGCGCCGCCTGGTCGTGGCAGAGCCTGACCACGGACGGCCCCGTCGACGTGCGGGCGCTCACGGGATGCGTACTCGGTACCGCCGTGGCGGTCACGATCACCTGCTACGTCGCGACCCTCGACCATGAGAGTCACAAGCGGCAGCTACTCCTCGACGAGCTCACCGCCACCCAGGCCGAACGCGCGGCAGCGGAACGCCAGGCGGGCACCCTGGCCGAACGCCAGCGCCTGGCCCGCGAGGTCCACGACACGCTCACCCAGGGGTTCGCCTCCATCGCCATGCTGCTGGACGCCGCACGCGACGACCTGCCACCCGGCTCCCCTGCGGCCCGCCGCGTCGAGCAGGCCATGCGCACGGCCCGGGACAACCTCGCGGAGAGCCGCCGCCTCGTGCACGCTCTTCGCCCGGCGCCACTGGACCGCACGCACCTGGCAGAGGCGGTCCGTGAACTCACCGCCCGGCTCGCGGAGGAGACCGGCACCGAGGCCTACACGGTGGTGACCGGCCGCCCGGCCGCCCTGCCTCCCAGCACCGAGGGCGAGTTGCTGCGGGTCGTGCAGGAGGCACTGACCAACGCCCGGCGGCACTCCCGCGCGATGAGTGTCTCGGTCACGCTGTCGTACCTCGGCGACGTCCTGGCGATCGACGTCCAGGACGACGGCACCGGGTTCGCACCCGCTGCCCGGCATACGGGCGTCGGCCTGATCACCATGCGGGAGCGCATTGCCGCTGTGCACGGCACGTTCGCGGTCGAAAGCTCCCCGGGCGAGGGTACGACCGTCGCCGTCACGGTGCCCCTCCCGGTCGAGCCTTCCGCCTCCGCCCCCTCAGCCGTGTCGGGCACCGAGCGGATGGCCCCGGCGTCATGA
- a CDS encoding response regulator has translation MRTSAGPTIRVLLADDHPVVRDGLAAMLSTQPDLTVVGEAATGAEALRQTASLAPDVVLMDLQMPEMDGTTATAAIRAAHPEVRVLVLTTYDTDADITAAVDAGAVGYLLKDTGRHELCEAVRTAARGGAPLSPTVAAKVLAHMRGDRGAGLSGRELEVLSAVARGQSNKQIARALRLSEATVKTHLLHIYTKLDVRDRTAAVTAALGRGIIRMD, from the coding sequence ATGAGGACATCGGCCGGTCCCACGATCCGAGTCCTCCTCGCCGACGACCACCCCGTGGTCCGTGACGGGCTTGCCGCCATGCTCTCCACCCAGCCCGATCTCACGGTCGTCGGCGAAGCCGCCACCGGCGCCGAGGCACTGCGCCAGACCGCCTCACTCGCACCCGACGTCGTGCTGATGGACCTGCAGATGCCCGAAATGGACGGCACGACCGCGACCGCCGCCATCCGTGCCGCCCACCCCGAGGTGCGGGTACTCGTCCTGACCACCTACGACACGGACGCCGACATCACCGCCGCCGTCGACGCCGGCGCAGTCGGCTACCTCCTCAAGGACACCGGACGACACGAGCTCTGCGAGGCCGTTCGGACCGCGGCTCGGGGAGGCGCGCCACTGTCGCCCACCGTGGCCGCCAAGGTCCTCGCCCATATGCGCGGCGACCGGGGAGCCGGCTTGTCCGGCAGGGAGCTCGAAGTCCTGTCCGCCGTGGCCCGGGGGCAGAGCAACAAACAGATCGCCCGCGCCCTGCGCCTGTCCGAGGCCACCGTCAAGACCCATCTGCTGCACATCTACACCAAGCTCGACGTCCGCGACCGGACCGCCGCCGTCACCGCCGCACTTGGCCGAGGAATCATCCGCATGGACTGA
- a CDS encoding TetR/AcrR family transcriptional regulator — MTSPPSDQTPGQQPGPGLRADAERNRCRILAAARRLYATEGLGVSMASVAREAGVGKATLGRRFATREELVNAVFADRMDAYADAVAEALADSDPWQGFISYLHAVCAMQAADRGFADVLTMTFPAAKALEARRAEAYERLLELITRAKDTGHLREDFTHQDVVILLIANAGVVTATGDAAPDTWRRLVGHMLRSYAAPGAPIPPLPDAPRPTALYRAMVRLSQTGPGTA; from the coding sequence ATGACCTCGCCACCTTCGGACCAGACGCCAGGCCAGCAGCCCGGCCCGGGACTGCGCGCCGACGCCGAACGCAACCGCTGCCGCATCCTGGCCGCTGCCCGCCGCCTCTACGCCACCGAAGGACTCGGCGTCTCCATGGCCTCGGTCGCCCGCGAGGCAGGCGTCGGCAAAGCCACGCTCGGCCGGCGCTTCGCCACCCGGGAGGAACTCGTCAACGCGGTCTTCGCCGATCGCATGGATGCCTACGCCGACGCCGTCGCCGAGGCACTGGCCGACTCCGATCCCTGGCAAGGCTTCATCAGCTACCTCCACGCCGTCTGCGCCATGCAGGCCGCCGACCGCGGCTTCGCCGACGTCCTGACCATGACCTTCCCCGCCGCCAAGGCGCTGGAAGCCCGCCGCGCCGAGGCGTACGAGCGGCTGCTTGAGCTCATCACCCGTGCCAAGGACACCGGGCACCTGCGCGAGGACTTCACTCACCAGGACGTCGTCATCCTGCTCATCGCCAACGCCGGAGTCGTCACCGCCACCGGCGACGCCGCCCCCGACACCTGGCGCCGCCTCGTCGGCCACATGCTCCGCTCCTACGCCGCGCCCGGCGCGCCGATCCCCCCGCTGCCCGACGCCCCGAGGCCCACCGCCCTCTACCGCGCCATGGTCCGCCTCTCACAAACCGGCCCGGGCACCGCCTAG
- a CDS encoding SDR family NAD(P)-dependent oxidoreductase, translating to MPSIAIVGAGPGMGLAIARTFGSRGYDVALIARNRAKLDDLVGRLTAEGITAAAFPADVRDHDALTQALKDAATRFGGIDVLEHSPAPSIASVNLTSPSQTSPSDVQGWIDFLLNSAITATQAVLPAMREAGAGTLLFTNGAGSVDPIPMLGNVNPAQAALRNWALNLHKELAGTGIQAAHVAIGVWIGAGGPPEIPTAEAEDIAPLYWDLHTQRDEAERVFTG from the coding sequence ATGCCCAGCATCGCCATCGTCGGAGCCGGCCCCGGCATGGGCCTCGCCATCGCCCGCACCTTCGGCTCGCGCGGCTACGACGTCGCTCTCATCGCCCGCAACCGCGCCAAGCTCGACGACCTCGTCGGCCGACTCACCGCCGAGGGCATCACCGCCGCCGCGTTCCCGGCGGACGTGCGCGACCACGACGCGCTGACCCAGGCCCTCAAGGACGCCGCCACCCGCTTCGGCGGCATCGACGTCCTGGAGCACTCCCCCGCTCCCAGCATCGCCTCCGTGAACCTCACCTCCCCGTCCCAGACCAGCCCCTCCGATGTACAGGGATGGATCGACTTCCTGCTCAACAGCGCCATCACCGCCACCCAGGCCGTCCTGCCCGCGATGCGTGAGGCCGGCGCGGGCACCCTGCTCTTCACCAACGGCGCCGGCTCGGTCGACCCCATCCCGATGCTCGGCAACGTCAACCCCGCCCAGGCGGCGCTGCGCAACTGGGCGCTCAACCTGCACAAGGAGCTGGCCGGCACCGGTATCCAGGCCGCGCACGTCGCCATCGGCGTGTGGATCGGCGCGGGCGGCCCTCCCGAAATCCCGACCGCCGAGGCCGAGGACATCGCCCCTCTCTACTGGGACCTGCACACCCAGCGCGACGAAGCCGAGCGCGTCTTCACCGGCTGA
- a CDS encoding DoxX family protein, with translation MNVFVWILQGVLAALFVAAGVTKSTQPREKLMSQLPWVSDVSTPVVRLIGVAELAGALGLILPGAFDIATVLTPLAATGLAVIMVLAMGLHARRKEPQAIGFNAILLIVAAVIMWGRFGPYSF, from the coding sequence ATGAACGTGTTCGTGTGGATCCTGCAGGGCGTCCTCGCCGCGTTGTTCGTCGCGGCCGGCGTCACCAAGTCCACCCAGCCCCGCGAAAAGCTCATGTCCCAGCTGCCGTGGGTCAGTGACGTCTCGACACCCGTGGTGCGTCTGATCGGCGTCGCCGAACTCGCCGGCGCCCTCGGGCTGATCCTGCCGGGCGCTTTCGACATCGCCACCGTGCTCACCCCGCTGGCCGCCACCGGCCTGGCTGTGATCATGGTCCTGGCCATGGGCCTCCACGCCCGCCGCAAGGAGCCGCAGGCCATCGGGTTCAACGCGATCCTGCTCATCGTCGCCGCGGTCATCATGTGGGGCCGGTTCGGGCCCTATTCCTTCTGA
- the tpg gene encoding telomere-protecting terminal protein Tpg, giving the protein MSLFGNGLDAAVQKAFTRPAPKSAGAQMRYLVKQLKGTKAVAQILRISQRTVERYVKDQFKKPRPDLAARLETEVKKRWQPQIRAKARLQAATTGGIVIDTRARIGYTAPIGSTDEDRLRHLTVALPPQYAARLFDAQEQGATDQQLQQIAAEALKEVYFQDHGRRAGQLEDVRFTDIAHLEFDL; this is encoded by the coding sequence ATGAGCCTGTTCGGCAACGGCCTGGACGCCGCGGTGCAGAAGGCGTTCACCCGCCCGGCGCCCAAGAGCGCGGGCGCACAGATGCGCTACCTGGTCAAGCAGCTCAAGGGCACCAAGGCCGTCGCCCAGATACTGCGCATCTCCCAGCGCACCGTCGAGCGGTACGTGAAGGACCAGTTCAAGAAGCCGCGCCCTGACCTCGCCGCCCGCCTGGAGACCGAGGTGAAGAAGCGGTGGCAGCCACAGATCCGCGCCAAAGCCCGGCTGCAGGCGGCCACCACCGGCGGCATCGTCATCGACACCCGCGCCCGCATCGGCTACACCGCGCCGATCGGGTCGACGGACGAGGACCGGCTCCGGCACCTGACCGTCGCCCTGCCGCCGCAGTACGCCGCCCGCCTCTTCGACGCCCAGGAGCAGGGCGCCACCGACCAGCAGCTCCAGCAGATCGCCGCCGAAGCACTCAAGGAGGTGTACTTCCAGGACCACGGCCGCCGCGCCGGCCAGCTGGAGGATGTCCGCTTCACCGACATCGCGCACTTGGAGTTCGACCTTTGA
- the tap gene encoding telomere-associated protein Tap — protein MPELFDAVDALVASRSALPPPAERKRLRAAHGLTLDEVAEALQVRRATVSGWEAGKTEPRPPERDAYARLLAKLAELYPADSNSAAAAEDTAVPKTFAHVPAPVPEARLVSTAPASEAADMTAEHNTQTRFTTNAAAPEGASRPVAMPRPSSTSRRPAGRKAAPANTPAGSADPRFVNGPLAVVDVDDDGQVLAHCVGGLVLDVPAKSLPSLVDWTLKEARLGQPKLSGPGKDADPLLVLTQAAVERYGLPVALTEEERLAGRIPEGHKAVKQLARAEWKLTKRGFGPWARIYRPAKGSERACVQLCIPSWHALDSRHWGGAGQLAPAELARILGVFASRVMTPRGSTAVTGLELMTALHPPTHAVRDEATGGFRKSETKTPGSLGEDPVDCAPCEAPDGHPLLKDLPRFHVRGPGEKLFEEAFDWARPLTDAECMRRNLVGLDVNMAFAAGANGLVVGLGEPTRVKAPVFDAKLPGSWLVDLSHVDLSRVKVAKDKWAELDASLLPSPFTPKGERPEGSAWYATPTVAYAVELGYEVRPMEAWVRYENGRYLDGWYNRLRDAFLATMADLGVHADMAPADFLAAMDGWRGRDPQLAIVVDAVKATVKGGLGKLRERPRGEGWKPGEPWRALSRPTWRPDIRAAVISRTRTNLHRKIVKHAAFTGQYPVAILSDCVVYAADGESPLDFLPYRDGKPLPGGFKLGINPGLVKHEGTQTVLWGEEVRERFNAPELNLARYIKDGTVTDQDTGE, from the coding sequence ATGCCTGAGCTGTTCGACGCGGTCGATGCGCTGGTCGCGTCCCGCTCTGCACTGCCGCCACCGGCGGAGCGCAAGCGGCTGCGCGCCGCGCATGGCCTGACCCTGGATGAGGTGGCCGAAGCACTGCAGGTGCGGCGCGCAACGGTCAGCGGCTGGGAGGCCGGTAAGACCGAGCCCAGGCCGCCGGAGCGTGACGCGTACGCGCGCCTGCTCGCCAAGCTCGCGGAGCTCTACCCCGCCGACTCCAACTCTGCGGCGGCCGCTGAGGACACGGCTGTTCCGAAGACCTTCGCGCATGTTCCCGCCCCGGTTCCGGAAGCGCGGCTCGTATCCACAGCTCCGGCCTCCGAGGCTGCGGACATGACCGCCGAACACAACACCCAGACCCGCTTCACCACCAACGCTGCTGCTCCGGAGGGCGCGTCGCGTCCGGTGGCCATGCCCAGGCCATCGTCGACGTCGCGCCGCCCGGCCGGGCGGAAGGCCGCCCCGGCGAACACTCCGGCCGGCAGCGCGGACCCGCGCTTCGTCAACGGTCCGCTCGCGGTCGTCGACGTGGATGACGACGGCCAGGTCCTCGCGCACTGCGTCGGCGGCTTGGTCCTGGACGTGCCCGCCAAGTCCCTTCCGTCTCTGGTCGACTGGACCTTGAAAGAGGCCCGGCTCGGGCAGCCGAAACTGTCCGGCCCGGGCAAGGACGCCGACCCGCTGCTCGTCCTCACCCAAGCCGCGGTGGAGCGCTATGGCTTGCCGGTCGCCCTCACCGAAGAAGAGCGGCTCGCCGGGCGGATCCCGGAGGGCCACAAGGCCGTCAAGCAGCTGGCCCGCGCGGAGTGGAAGCTGACCAAGAGGGGTTTCGGGCCGTGGGCGCGGATCTACCGCCCGGCCAAGGGCTCGGAGCGGGCCTGCGTGCAGCTGTGCATTCCGTCGTGGCACGCGCTGGACTCCCGTCACTGGGGCGGGGCCGGGCAGCTGGCCCCGGCGGAACTGGCCCGGATCCTGGGCGTGTTCGCGTCCCGGGTGATGACGCCGCGCGGCTCCACCGCCGTCACGGGCCTGGAGCTGATGACCGCGCTGCACCCGCCGACCCACGCCGTGCGTGACGAGGCCACCGGCGGCTTCAGGAAGTCGGAGACTAAGACGCCGGGCTCGCTGGGCGAAGATCCGGTCGACTGCGCGCCGTGCGAGGCCCCCGACGGGCACCCGCTGCTCAAGGACTTGCCCCGCTTCCACGTCCGCGGCCCGGGCGAGAAGCTGTTCGAGGAGGCCTTCGACTGGGCGCGCCCGCTCACCGACGCCGAATGCATGCGCCGCAACCTGGTCGGCCTGGACGTCAACATGGCGTTCGCGGCCGGGGCCAACGGCCTGGTCGTCGGCCTGGGCGAGCCAACCCGTGTGAAGGCGCCGGTGTTCGATGCGAAGCTCCCGGGGAGCTGGCTGGTCGACCTGTCCCACGTCGACCTGTCGAGGGTGAAGGTCGCCAAGGACAAGTGGGCGGAGCTGGACGCGAGTCTGCTGCCCAGCCCGTTCACGCCGAAGGGCGAGCGCCCTGAGGGGTCGGCCTGGTACGCGACGCCGACGGTGGCGTACGCGGTGGAGCTGGGCTACGAGGTGCGCCCGATGGAGGCGTGGGTGCGCTACGAGAACGGCCGTTACCTGGACGGCTGGTACAACCGGCTGCGGGACGCGTTCCTCGCCACGATGGCCGACCTCGGCGTGCACGCCGACATGGCGCCGGCCGACTTCCTGGCGGCGATGGACGGCTGGCGCGGGCGGGACCCGCAGCTGGCGATCGTCGTGGACGCGGTCAAGGCGACGGTCAAGGGCGGCCTGGGCAAGCTGCGCGAGCGCCCGCGCGGGGAGGGCTGGAAGCCCGGCGAGCCGTGGCGGGCCCTGTCCCGCCCGACCTGGCGGCCGGACATCCGCGCGGCGGTCATCTCCCGCACGCGGACCAATCTCCACCGCAAGATCGTCAAGCATGCGGCATTCACCGGCCAGTACCCAGTAGCGATCCTGTCCGACTGCGTTGTGTACGCGGCCGACGGCGAGAGCCCGCTGGACTTCCTGCCCTACCGGGACGGCAAGCCGCTGCCCGGCGGCTTCAAGCTCGGTATCAACCCGGGCCTGGTCAAGCACGAGGGCACCCAGACTGTCCTGTGGGGCGAAGAGGTCCGCGAGCGCTTCAACGCTCCGGAGCTCAACCTCGCCCGGTACATCAAGGACGGCACCGTCACCGACCAGGACACCGGAGAGTAG
- the tpg gene encoding telomere-protecting terminal protein Tpg — protein sequence MGEIVKGLERALLSRPVPTGDAAVRFLLRTEKGSTKKVAVLLGISQRTVQRWTTTRSGMRRQPSPVHAGMIDEAVRARWQPRVRARQRVRAQTDGFVLYTRARFGFAAPAGSSDDPRVRLITQYLSGEVARELFAARDAGAGEQQQMVILARALGHAYFRDGGRRGHGLGIAFTDVEFAEFTIC from the coding sequence ATGGGTGAGATCGTCAAGGGGCTTGAGCGAGCGTTGCTGAGCCGTCCCGTGCCTACTGGCGACGCCGCTGTCCGTTTCCTGCTCAGGACGGAAAAGGGCTCCACGAAGAAGGTGGCCGTCCTTCTGGGGATCTCCCAGCGCACGGTGCAGCGGTGGACCACCACCAGATCGGGAATGCGCCGCCAACCCAGTCCAGTGCACGCGGGGATGATCGATGAGGCCGTCAGGGCACGCTGGCAGCCTCGGGTGCGGGCCCGCCAGCGGGTCCGGGCCCAGACCGACGGCTTTGTCCTCTACACCAGGGCGCGGTTCGGATTCGCCGCTCCGGCAGGCTCGTCGGACGACCCGCGGGTAAGGCTGATCACCCAGTACCTGTCGGGAGAGGTGGCCCGCGAACTGTTCGCCGCCCGCGATGCCGGCGCGGGCGAGCAACAGCAGATGGTGATCCTCGCCCGCGCGCTGGGGCACGCCTACTTCCGGGACGGAGGCCGGCGTGGCCACGGCCTGGGGATCGCCTTCACCGACGTGGAGTTCGCCGAGTTCACCATCTGCTGA
- a CDS encoding ATP-binding protein: protein MTAAAYQYVDLPDAAVVTTRALLAARENITDTVAARAMMCIHGGAGFGKTLAVNTCLHELEPGEDVRRVTFRARPTARAVRYELFTALDLPGEPPRHPSEFDRLLKNALAEHPRTFLVDEAQWLNGEAFEYFRYLWDEPTTRFAVVFVGGEGCHTVLRREPMLSSRVFIWQHFTRLTPDEVQQVIPLFHPVWADADPDDIAFADSHAAHGNFRAWAQLTAHTRTALARTGRPRADRELLRWAFSRLA, encoded by the coding sequence GTGACCGCGGCCGCCTACCAGTACGTTGACCTGCCCGACGCGGCCGTCGTCACCACCCGGGCCCTGCTGGCCGCGCGGGAGAACATCACGGACACCGTCGCCGCGCGCGCGATGATGTGCATCCACGGCGGCGCCGGCTTCGGCAAGACCCTCGCGGTCAACACCTGCCTGCACGAACTCGAACCCGGCGAGGACGTCCGCCGGGTCACTTTCCGCGCCCGCCCCACCGCCCGCGCCGTGCGCTACGAACTGTTCACCGCCCTCGACCTGCCCGGCGAACCACCGCGCCATCCCAGCGAGTTCGACCGCCTGCTGAAGAACGCCCTGGCCGAACACCCCCGCACCTTCCTCGTCGACGAGGCCCAGTGGCTCAACGGCGAGGCCTTCGAATACTTCCGCTACCTCTGGGACGAACCCACCACCCGCTTCGCGGTCGTCTTCGTCGGCGGCGAGGGCTGCCACACCGTGCTGCGCCGCGAACCGATGCTCTCCTCCCGCGTCTTCATCTGGCAGCACTTCACCCGCCTCACCCCCGACGAAGTCCAGCAGGTCATCCCCCTGTTCCACCCGGTCTGGGCCGACGCCGACCCCGACGACATCGCTTTCGCCGACAGCCACGCCGCACACGGCAACTTCCGCGCCTGGGCCCAGCTGACCGCCCACACCCGCACCGCGCTCGCCCGCACTGGCCGGCCCCGGGCGGACCGGGAACTGCTGCGCTGGGCCTTCAGCCGCCTGGCATGA